Proteins from one Megalopta genalis isolate 19385.01 chromosome 1, iyMegGena1_principal, whole genome shotgun sequence genomic window:
- the LOC117229402 gene encoding uncharacterized protein LOC117229402 — MVKKRKIVPKQISRRKSRIVKPMKIAALIVSAIQDLRETKGSTTKKIIGYINYASDAGENRVKRQVKTALQRGVEYGILKRYRGQYFLPMGDELNRANRIALRFAQLPLPHTQSHKSSTNSSRKMRPLGSRKNNKKVTESSQKTIRVLEARLPLSPSRLNLLDSVKDIAKN, encoded by the exons ATGGTTAAGAAAAGGAAGATTGTGCCGAAGCAAATATCGAGGAGAAAGTCTCGGATCGTAAAGCCGATGAAAATTGCTGCGCTGATCGTATCCGCTATACAGGATCTCCGTGAAACCAAAGGATCAACGACCAAGAAGATCATAGGTTACATAAATTATGCATCCGATGCTGGCGAGAATCGAGTTAAACGACAA GTGAAAACAGCTCTACAAAGAGGCGTAGAATATGGTATTTTAAAGAGATACCGGGGCCAATATTTTCTGCCGATGGGTGACGAATTGAATCGCGCGAACCGCATCGCCTTGAGATTTGCTCAATTACCATTACCCCACACGCAAAGTCATAAATCGAGCACGAATTCGTCCCGCAAAATGAGACCTCTCGGAAGTCGTAAGAACAACAAAAAAGTTACTGAAAGCTCTCAGAAGACGATACGAGTACTGGAAGCCAGACTACCATTATCACCTTCCAGACTTAACTTACTGGACTCTGTCAAAGATATTGCAAAAAATTAG